CTCCATTCAACGTGTGATTCGCGATGTCGATACGAATGATCTCATGTTGTCATTGAAAGTATCCAGCGAAGATGTTCAGGAAGTGCTGTTCCAGAACATGTCGAAGCGCATGGCGGAAACCTTCAAGCAGGATATGGAATTTATGGGGCCGGTGCGGCTGCGTGATGTGGAAGAAGCGCAGCAGCGGATTGTCGGTATTATTCGGCGCCTGGAAGATGCAGGTGAAATTGTAGTATCACGCGGAGGCGGTGATGATGTCATTGTCTAGAATCATCAAGTCGACAGAAACTTCCTTAGCGCGGGCAAAAGTGATTGAAATCATCCAGGTATCTTTTGATCCCGGCCACGAACGTGATTCCGTCGATCGCAGTGATCCCGGGAAACATGAGATCGTTGAAGAGACTGCCATGCAACAAAAGTTGCTGGAGAGATTCGAGCAGGAAAAACTGCAGGCGTGGATTCAATTGGAACAGGAAAAACAGAGGTTGCAGGAAGAATATGAACAATTAAAACATGCGTTGCTGTCAGAACAAAAACAAGCGATGGAAACGGCTCGCAAAGATGGATTTGCTTCCGGATATGATGAGGGTAAAAACAAAGCATTTGAAGAATATCGAACGACCATTGAAAAGTCGGAGCAAATCCTTAGATACACGCAGCAAGAACGTCTCGACTATCTGGCAGAAAATGAACCATTTATGATTGAACTGGTATGTGAGATCGCCAGACGGGTGATTCATAGACAATTGCAAGTATCTCCCGACTTGTTGATTCCAATCATCAAGCAGGCATTGCAAGAAATTCAAGATTATCAAAAAGTTGAGATTCGGGTACATCCGGACGATTATGAGCATGTCTTTCAATCGAAACATACGTTGGTAAACTCCATACCCGGTCAAAGCGAAATTTTGATCATACCTGACAGCAATGTCGAGAATGGCGGTTGCGTCATTCAGTCGGAATTTGGAACAGTGGATGCCAGGATCGATACACAACTATCTGAAATCAAACGAGCCTTAACAAGTGTAGCCAGAGGAACAGACTAATGCGGTTGCCGAATGAGCGTTTGCAATTGTATAAAAACTATTTGCACCAAGTAAAACCGATCCGAGTCAATGGAAAAGTCACAAAGGTTATTGGCATAACCGTTGAATCACAAGGACCTGCAGCAAAAATTGGCGATATATGCAAAATTCATTCTTCCACGAGAGAAGCCACGCTTGCGGAGGTTGTCGGATTTCGGGATCATCGGGTTGTATTGATGCCATTTTCGGATATGAGCGCGATCGGACCAGGCAGTGAAATTGTCGGTACAGGGGAATCCCTGCGTGTTCGTGTAGGCAGAGAACTCTTGGGCAGAATCGTAAACGGCCTTGGCGAACCGATTGATTCATATGGGGATTTGTTCACGCAAACGGTATATCCGGCACAGCAAAATCCTCCGAATCCGCTAACCAGACCTAGAATTACGGACGTACAAGAAGTAGGCGTTCGAGCCATTGATGCACTGCTGACAATTGGACGCGGCCAACGGGTCGGCGTATTTGCCGGCAGCGGTGTTGGGAAAAGCACGCTATTAGGCATGATTGCCCGCAATACTGCTGCGGATGTGAATGTCATCGCATTGATTGGCGAGCGGGGGAGAGAAGTACGGGAGTTTATTGATAAAGATCTAGGCTCTGAAGGTTTGCAAAGATCTGTTGTGGTAGTGGCAACGTCTGATCAGCCTCCATTGATGCGAATAAAAGGAGCATTCGTCGCAACTTCGATTGCCGAATACTTTCGCGATCAGGGGTATTCTGTCAATCTTATGATGGATTCGGTCACGCGTGTGGCGATGGCCCAACGGGAAATTGGCCTGGCAATCGGAGAACCGCCGACGACAAAAGGGTATACACCGTCTGTATTTGCCCTTTTGCCCAAGTTGCTGGAAAGGGCCGGGACTTCCGAGAAAGGTACGATTACCGGTCTTTATACGGTGCTTGTCGATGGTGATGATCTGAATGAACCGATTGCAGATGCAGTTCGAGGAATTTTGGATGGACATATTGTCCTCTCAAGAGATCTTGCGAACCGGGGGCATTTTCCAGCCATTGATGTACTAGGGAGCATTTCCCGTTTGATGACAGATATTACAGACTTTGATCAAAGAGATGCAGCAAGAAAACTGCGGACGATCCTGGCGGTTTATCGGGATGCGGAAGATCTGATCAAGATCGGCGCGTATCAAAGCGGGACAAATGAAAGAGTGGATATCGCGATTCGTCATGTCGACCAAGCAGAAGATTTTTTGCGTCAGGATATGCATGAACAAGCGACTTTTTCTGACAGTCGTTTACGCTTACTCGAGCATTTTGGAGGAATCAACATATGAATCGTAAAGTTGCAACCTCAACAAAAATCGCCAATTTTAAAAAACATCTGCGCGGTACGGCAGAATTGGAGTATGAAGAAGCATGCAATCAATTGAATGCTTGGCAAAAAAAACTTGACGATAAGCAAAGGGAAGTTCATGAGGCACAGTCAAGCGTATCGATTGCATTGGAAGCGCGCATGCACACTGCAGAAATTGTATCGTGGCAGCGTTTTATCGATGTATGTAAGCAGCAAATGGCAGAATTATCGATGCACTGCCAGCGAACGGAAGCCCTCTGCAAAGAAAAGCGCGAGCGATTGATTGAAAGCTATCAGGAAGAACAAAAATGGATCGAATATCGAAATCGTCAAATCATCCTGCAAAAAAAAGCGTTGGAATTTTCTGAACAAAAATTTTTGGATGAACTTGCGGTTCAAAGAAATTCACGTCCAGAATAGAGGTGGCGTGAATGGGAGCAAAGGAAAAGAAGAATCGGTTTCAATGGTTTCTATACATCGTATGTATTCCGGTGCTGTTTACACTTTTATTATCCATGGTCGTATTAAGCATGCTCGGTTTCCCGGTCATTGGGAAATTAAAAACAGTTTTTCATTCGATGTACACACATGGGAATGCAACGAATGTGCAAAAAACGGCCAATCAAAAGCAGACAACGGCCAATCAAAATTCGAATGGAAATTTGCAAGCTGCGATCCGCCAATTGCAATCGAAAAATCAGCAACTAAATCAATCGAACAATAGCGACAATCAAGAAATTTCAGCATTGCAGCAGCAAGTCAAGCAGTTGCGGCAACAGTTGACAGCGGCCAACCAGGTTTCGCAAACATATGTTGACCAAGCGAAGGTGTATGCCGCGATGCAACCGGATCAGGCTGCGAAAATCATTCAGCAATTGCCGGAAAATGTGGCGCTGCAAGTATTGTCACATTTGCAGCAAACGACAGAAGCTGCCATTTTCGACAAAATGGATCCGAAAACCGCTGCAAACTACCTGGCAAAACTTGCCCATTAACGGCAGGTGATTTTTTGAAAGGAGGTGATAACGATGGGGTTCGGAGCAGCTTTTATACGATCGCAAACTCAACTTTTGACGCAAGGAGCCAAGGGGACATCTGCGAAAACCAGCCAGGACAGCGCGCAAGGACAAAGCAATACACAGGGCCAGGGAATATTTGCGGAATTTCTAAAATTCGAGCAGATTCTCCTGCCGGCAAAGAAGATGAATGCAGCGTTTCCGACTGTCGATGCAAAACACAAGACAAGTACAACGAAAGACATGTCAAATCCAGAGACGCTACAAATCGTATTGCAATCGCTGCAAGCGTCGATTTTGCAGTTGCAGCACGTCATGCAGGCAAATCAAAGTTTGCCTCGCGTTTTGGACCAGCAGCAGAAAAAAGCTGCAGATCAATTGCTCACGGACATCGAGTCGTTTCTCGGACAAATCAAAGCAAACGCAGCCGGATTAGGAGTTCAAAATGATGCAATCAAAACAAACCCCCTGTTCGACTCGTTGCAGACACAGTGGCAAACAGTTAAGCAAGATCTTCAATCTCTTGCAAAATTTCCCGCTCTGGATCCGAGAATTTCGAAGATTCTAGACTCTGTAAGGAATTTTCAATTGCTGCAAACAGCATCCCAAAAACCATCCGGCGTTTCGCTGCAAAATCCGCTTATGGCAAGTCAAATTCATACGAGTCCTGCTGCAGATCAAGCAGTTGTTGATGCAATGACTCATAACAGCAGTGCCAAAGCGGAACCTGTCAAGAAAAACGCTCTCATGCAACAGGATGCGGGCAATGTCTTGCAAGGCATGGCGGGTTCGTCTGTTTCAAGCCATACAGTCAATGTCAATGTACCGGAAAAAGTGCCTGTAGCACGTTTTTCCACCGCATTTCAACAGATGTTGGATCAAAGTATGCACCAAGCCGGTACAGGCATCATGCAAGACCAGAATGGAACGACACAATTCCGCATGAAGCTGGTCCCGGAAGGACTGGGTGAAGTGCATGTCGTCATAACGTCTGACAATTCTCAAGTATCTGTACAATTGACAACTGCGACAGATCAGGCAAGACAGTTGTTGGAAGCACAAACACAAAATTTGCGTGATATCTTGTCTGCGAAGGGACTCACCTGCGATTCGGTTCAAGTGACAACCGGTGTTCCGGATCTGTCTTTCGCTTTTTCCCAATCGGGGGATCAATCCAATAAACAGTGGAGCGAACGTTCTTCCAAGAATGCCAAAGCTCTTGGGAATATTGCTGACATACAAGCGGATGAAGAGGGCAACAGCGCCGTATGGCAGAAGAGCATGCCGGAATCTGTGCGGCTGGATTCCCGTGACTACCAGCCAAAATACACGCCCGAATTTGATGCGACCGCATAAGCGATCTTGTTTCTTCAGATTTTTGCCGGATTGGAGTGATATGCATGAGCAGTACAGGTGTAACAAGCACAACGGGTTCGCAACCAGCCAGTCAAAATGTTGCCCAAAGTATTACACAAGCGACGAACAACGCATTAGGCAAGGATGCATTTTTGCAGTTGCTGGTCACGCAGATGAAGTACCAGGATCCGCTGCAGCCGATGAATAATACACAATTTGTGTCGCAGTTGGCGCAGTTTAGTTCACTGGAACAAATGAGCAATGTGGCCAATGAGCAGCAAAGCATGATCACGCAAATCGAAGGTTTGCGACAATCGACGCAATTGGGGGTCGGATTTCAATTGCTCGGTACGAATGTGCAAGTGCAGACAACCGATTCGTCCGTTTCCGGGCAAGTGACTGCAGTCAAAAATGATCCGAATAACGGCACCGTATTGGTGATCGGCAATACGAACGTACCTCTTTCCACCATACAATCCATCGAGAAAGGGTGATAAAGATATGCCGTCAGACTGGATCTACGGTCAAAGTCTCTATCGTCCTGTTTCGAAGCCGGAACATGCGCCAGCGCACCAGCAGCAACGCAAATCCGTTCCAATTGGCCATTCGAAACACTCGTTTGCAGACGTTTTGCACACGAAGATCCAAGCGTCCGGAAATCAGTCGGAAATAGAGACAGACGATCGGCCGCTGCTCTTTTCAAAACACGCAGAAGAGCGATTGCGACTGCGCTCGATACAAATTACACCGGATCAAATGCGCAGAATTCAATCGGGGATTGAACAAGTGGCGCAAAAAGGCGGAAAAGATTCTTTGGTCATATGCGGAAATGTATCCCTTGTTGTGAATATACCAAAGCGTACTGTCATTACGGCATTGGATGGAACTGCACCCAACAATCATGTCTTTACAAACATCGACAGCGCCGTGATCGTATAAGCCGGACCTCTTGGAGGAAGCTTGCGGGAAACGGAAGGACAGAAGTTTCCCCGGTACGCCAATACTTAAAGGAGGGTTTATTCATGTTAAAATCGCTGTATTCAGGAATTTCCGGCATGCATGCATTTCAAACAAAATTGGATGTGATCGGAAATAATATCGCAAACGTCAATACGGTAGGGTTTAAAACCGGCCGTGTCATGTTTAGCGACATTTTAAGCCAAACGGTGCAAGGCGCTTCAGCGGGCAACGGAAATGGAATCGCCGGCACAAATCCGCAGCAAATTGGACTTGGCACGCAAATCAGCAACATCGATACGATCTTTACAAATGGAAGTCCGGAGACGACAAACAATCCGCTTGATGTCGCGATCAGCGGCGACGGCTTTTTTACAGTATCCAATGACGGCGGTACAACACAGTATTATACCCGGGCGGGAGACTTCTCCATTGACAACAATGGGTATTTGACACTCCCCAACGGATATCAGGTATTGGATTCCAACGGCTCACCCATTCAAATTCCCAGCGGCAGCAAATTTACGTCGATTGCGCCGGACGGGACGGTTACATATTCCGATCTGGCGACTGGAACACCGACAAAGGGACCGCAAATCGGGTTGACTGTGTTTCCGAATCCGGCAGGTTTGACGAAAATCGGCGGCAACATGTACCAAGCGTCCGACAACTCCAATCCTGGCGGAGCGACATCGCTTCCCACTCCAGTTGCTCCTGGGACGGGTGGCACAAATCAACTTCAAGTGGGCACGCTGGAAATGTCAAATGTCGATTTGACGAATGAGTTTGCCGAGATGATTGTTGCACAGCAAGGGTTTAATGCAAACTCCAAAATTATCACGACAGACAATCAAATTTTGCAGACTGTCGTGAATTTAAAGCAATAATCGTTTTTAATAGTGCGCGTTCAAATTTTCATTTTGATTGGAAAAGCGTGGGCGAAGGCGTATCTACCTTCGCCAGGTTCCGGGGAGGATTGGGTTATATGATACGCCTTACACGCTTGAATGGTTCGAAAATGGTTGTAAACGGTTTGTTTGTAGAGATGATTGAAGCGACGCCGGATACGGTAATTACATTGACTACCGGGAAGAAAATAGTCGTCAAAGAACCGGTCGATGCAGTGATCGATGCGGTCGTTCAATTTTATCGAACGGTCGGTTTCATCAAACAAACCGTGCTTGTCAAAGCGGAGGGTACCAATACCAATGAAGAATAAATTAGTAAAAACGATGATCCTGATTTTGCTGATCATCACCGTACTCGCTGTTGGAATTGTATTTGGATATGTTTATTTTTTCAAATCGCCGGGAGTGAACAAACCTCATGTACCAACAGCGGCTGAAATGTCGGCTGCCCAATATGCGCTGCCGCAAATTACCACGAATCTGCAAGGAGGCAGCATTATTCAGGTCACCATCACGCTGCAGGCAGATTCCAGCAAGGCAAAAGATGAGCTTGACAAACGCAAGGCGCAAGTCATGGACACAATTAACGGTTTGCTGCATGACATGACCAAAGTGGATTTGGAAAAACCGGATGGATTGAATCTGCTGAAGAAAAAAATTATTCAAAGCATCAATTCCTATATGAGTGATGGTAAAGTGACGGATGTGTACTATGCAAATCCGATTATTCAATAAGCACAAGAGAGAAAGATATTCTGTCATCAAGAAGCAAAAGGTTGTAACGAGGGAGAGGAGTGGTGGAATTGGCTGAAGTTTTATCTCAAGCGGAAATTGACGCCCTTCTTTCTGCATTATCTTCTGGAGAATTGATTGCAGACGACATTCGAAAAGACGAAACGGAACGAAAAGTCAGGGTTTACGATTTCAAACGCGCCATGCGTTTCTCAAAAGATCAAGTACGCAGTATGACAAGGATTTTTGAAAACTATGGACGGTTTTTAACATCCTATTTTTCGGCGCAATTGCGTACGTATGTTGAAATAGACGTAGCTTCTGTCGATCAATTGCCCTATGAGGAATTTATCCGCTCGATCCCCAAAATGACAATTTTAAATATATTCAATATTCATCCTTTAGAAGGAAAATTTGTCATGGAAATTAATCCGAATGTCGCTTTTGCCATGCTTGACCGGCTGATGGGGGGAACCGGAAATCTGATGGAAACGTCCCGCAGTTTGACAGAAATTGAAACGTCTGTCATGGAGCAGATTTTCCATCGGGCATTAGATAGTTTTCGTGATGCTTGGAAAGATATTATCGATTTTCTGCCGGAACTTGATGTAATTGAAGAAAACCCGCAATTTATGCAGTTGGTGTCGCCGAATGAAACGGTTGCCGTTGTAACGTTAAGTGTAAAAATAGGTGAAATTACCGGAATGATTAATTTTTGTATGCCGCATGTGGTGCTTGAACCGATTATTCCCAAACTTTCCGTTCATTATTTTGTCGATCAGCAAAAATCGAAACGGGAAAGGCCGGAAGATCAGGAAACCATCAAAAAACAGTTGAATCGGGCATTTGTAACTGTGAGCGCCGAGCTTGGGCATACCAGAATTCAAGTACGGGAACTCCTGGAATTAAGTGTCGGGGATGTAATTACATTGGATGATTCCATTGATGATCGCATAAAGCTTTTCGTAGGCGGCAAACAGAAGTTTTTTGGGCAACCTGGCTTGTATAAAGGAAAGGTAGCTATGCAAATCACTTCCGTAATCGATGAAGAAGGAGGGCTGGACGAATGAATAATAAAGATTTGTTGTCACAAGAGGAGATTGATGCGTTACTTCGTCAGGGTTCCCAAGACGAAGCGTCCACGACTCCCGCTTCTGATTTAATAGATCATGCCATGTATGTCAGGGACTATTTGACCGAATTCGAACAAGACACAATCGGTGAAATTGGCAACATTACATTTGGAACGGCTGCGACAACGTTATCCACATTACTGCGGCAAAAGGTCGATATTACAACACCCACTGTATCTGTCGTAAGGCGAGACGAAATTGCGGACGATGTACCGCTTCCGCATGTAACGATCCGCGTCGAGTATACGGATGGATTTGAGGGGGCCAACGTATTGGCCATTCGCACCGATGATGCAAAGATCATCGCTGACTTAATGTTGGGCGGTGATGGAACAAATGTTGCAGATGAATTAAATGAACTGCATCTGAGTGCCGTCGCGGAAGCAATGAATCAAATGATGGGATCCGCTTCAACATCCATGTCCACTTTATTCAATAAATTTGTCAACATCTCACCTCCGGCTGTCGAGGTCATTGATTTTACCGGATTTTCCATGGAAAGCTTATTTCCCAATGACACGATACTGTTAAAAGTTTCATTCCGGCTGATCGTCGGTACATTGATCGATAGTCATATTATGCAATTGTTGCCAGTCACGTTTGCGAAGACTTTAATCAGTGCTTTGACGGGTGGCATGATGGATGCGCCAGTGGATTCGGCGCCAAGTTCAACGCAATCGCAACGTTCACTGCAGCGAGAGGATGTTGTGGCGCCACATGCACCAGTGCAACAGCCGATCGTGGATGCACTGCCGAACCGAAATGACGGAATTCCATATGCACCAAATCCTGCAGCAACTTCCAATCATATGCCGGAATATGCAGGACCGGGCGGTTCTGGCAATATGCCGGGAAATACAGGATATATGCCGCCATATGGGCAGCCCATGTATCCCTCCAATCCGTATCAGGGATATGGCGGGTATCCGCCCAACCAAGCAGCATCGGCGTATGGTGCATATGCGACGGAACGGCCGAAAGTGATGTCGGAACCCAAAAATGTGCAGCCTGCACAGTTTAGCCCATTGGAAGGCAATATGCATTCATATGCAAGTATGGGGAATCTTGATTTATTGTTGGATATTCCGTTGTCTGTTACTGTAGAGTTGGGGCGCACACGGAAATTGATACGTGAAATTCTCGAACTTGCTCCAGGGGCGATTGTGGAGCTTGATAAATTAGCTGGAGAGCCCGTTGACATTCTTATCAATAATAAGTTGATTGCAAAAGGAGAAGTAGTCGTCATCGACGAAAATTTTGGCGTGCGGGTCACCGATATTATTAGTCCGGCTGACCGTATACGCAAACTTCAATAGCAGCAGAAGTTACGTTAGCAGCAGAAGTTACGTTGCTATTTCCAAATATATAATTTTATTTCTTGAAGGAGAGATTGATAGCATGCCAGCGAAAATTTTGATTGTGGATGATGCTGCATTTATGAGAATGATGATTAAAGAGATCATTTCAAAAAATGGGTATGAGGTTGCAGGCGAAGCGAGCGATGGTGCTCAAGCCGTGCAAAAATATAAGGATTGCCATCCGGACTTGGTAACAATGGACATAACAATGCCGGAGATGGATGGTATTCAGGCGTTGCGGGAGATTCGCAAATTTGATCCGGGTGCTAAAATTATTATGTGTTCTGCGATGGGGCAGCAGGCAATGGTTATCGATGCAATACAAGCAGGAGCCAAAGATTTCGTTGTCAAACCATTTCAAGCAGATCGTGTAATCGAAGCGATCAAAAAAACGTTAGGGTAATTACGGATTGATCATGAAATACTCGTCATGTTCGTTTGTCATAACTGCCAAAAAAAACTTGGTAGGTATGCTTTTTGGTATATTGTATACATTTGTTCCGGTTTATGTTTTTGCTGCTCCACAGACTGTGCAAGGGTTCTATCATAAGGATACGGCCGGTTCGCAAACGAATGATATCACCGGACAAACGGCCGCTACATCCGGATGGATCACAGCATTCCAGACAATTCTTGCTTTATTGATTCTGGTGGCTATCATTTATTTTGGCTTAAAACTATTAAATCGAAACATGTCTCGCCAGCGTTCCAGCTTGGTTGTTCAAGTTTTGGCGCAACAGCCGTTGACGACAAGTCGGAGTATTCATCTGGTAGAAATCGCAGGCCAATTGTATGTGTTGGGTGTTGGAGAATCGGTCACGTGTCTCGATAAAATTACGGATGAATCCACGATTCGGAACATTATCGAAAAAGTGAACCAAACACAAGAGCCTGTCAACTCTTTTCAAAATCTGGGCAGTTGGCTATCTCCATACAAGAAACAGTTGGCAACGCTTGTGCGGCGAAAGAGACAACGATTCAACGATCCGAATACGGATGCCGAATCGATTGAGGCAAGCAATTTTCAAGAGGCGTTGGAACGTCAGTTGGAATCCTTGCGCACCGTGCGGGAATCCTTGGAGATGGATCGGCAAATATCAGAAAATGATCATGATCATCAGAAGGAAAACAGGGGGAACGGATGAAAACGCGCGTTACGCTACTATTCGTGAGTTTGCTAATCGGTTTTATTTGGTTCTCGACTGCTTCCGGTCAAGTGTATGCAGCTACTTCAACACCTGTCATTCCGGGTGTCCAATTTGGAATTAATACGTCAGATCAACCGCAAAATGTGGCAACTTCTTTACAGATTCTATTAGTATTGACTGTCTTGACATTGGCGCCGGCAATTTTGGTATTGATGACATCCTTTACAAGGATCGTCGTTGTATTGTCTTTTGTGAAAAATGCGTTGGGAACTCCTCAAGCGCCGCCAAGTCAGGTTTTAATTAGTTTGGCATTATTTCTGACGTTATTTATTATGACACCCACATTTTCACAGGTGAATCAGACCGCACTGCAGCCGTATTTGGCCGGAACGATTTCACAGTCGGAGGCGCTGCAAAAGGCGGAGATACCCTTTAAACACTTTATGGCAAAAGAGACGCGGGAGAAGGATTTGGAGTTGTTTTTGCAATACCGCCACGACCCGCAACCGAAGTCGATTGAAGACATTCCTTTGTCTGCATTGGTTCCCGCCTATACGATCAGCGAGTTGAAGACGGCTTTTCAAATCGGCTTTATGATTTATATTCCGTTTATTGTGATCGATATGGTTGTCGCTACGACGATCATGTCGATGGGCATGGTGATGTTGCCGCCTGCGATGATTTCCTTGCCATTTAAAATTTTATTGTTCGTCATGGTTGACGGATGGTATCTTGTCGTGAAATCCTTGTTGGCCGGCTATCAATAATGTGAGCAGAAGTTGGATGGCGGATCAAGGAAAATTGCCCGGCAACAAAAGAGGGAATACCGTAAAATACATGGAATGGAAGGATGGAAAGATGGGAGAAGAACTGATTTTTAAAATAGGGGAAGATACGTTGATGACTGTCCTTAAAGTTTCTGCTCCTATATTAGTGTTCGGACTTGTCGTTGGATTGCTCGTCAGTGTTTTTCAGGCAGCAACGCAAATTAATGAACAAACATTGTCTTTTATACCGAGAATTTTGGCCATATTTTTGGCAATGCTGCTATTCGGGCCATGGATGTTGCATGTGATGTTGGACTTTACTCGGGGAATTCTAAATAATTTATCCAGCTTTATCTATTAATGAACAGCATGTTCGATATTTTTGGGCATTTGGTCTTATTTTTACTTGTTCTTGGAAGAGTTGCGAGTATGGTCATGGTTATGCCATTTTTCAGTGTTCGGTATATTCCGGCACAAGTTAAAATTGCGTTTGCGATGATTGTTGCGCTTTTGATTGTCGAGACAATCTATTCTGGTACTATGGGTCATGACCTATCGATACTTTCTTTTGGCCAGTTTTTATTTTTGTTCGTAAAAGAAGTGTTAGTGGGACTTTTATTAGGCTTTATTTCATCTTTGGCTTTTGCAGCGATTCAATTTTCAGGCCAATTAATTGATGTTCAGATTGGATTTTCCGCAATTACGATTCTCGACCCGCAAAGCAATCAACCTTTACCGGTCATCGGTAATTTTGAATATATACTTGTGTTTTTTATTTTTTTATTAGAAGACGGACACCAGGCGTTAATTGAAGCGATGCTGCAAAGCTTCACGTTGATACCGGTAGAACATGGAGTATTTACGGCATCGATTTTGAACACGATAATTCAGTCGTTTTCCGTATTGTTTTTAATCTCTTTAAAACTTTCCATCCCGATCATTGGCGCTTTATTTTTAACGGATGTCGCATTAGCGGTGATTTCGAAGGCAGTTCCGCAAATTAACGTGTTTTCCTTGGGGTATCCCGTAAAAATATTCATTGGATTGTTTTTGTTGGCAGTCATCATTCCGACACTTGCTATGCTGTTTCATGCACTATTCCAAACCATGTTTGCAGAAATTGATGACGCTTTGCATGCGTTGGGAG
Above is a window of Fodinisporobacter ferrooxydans DNA encoding:
- the fliR gene encoding flagellar biosynthetic protein FliR, with product MFDIFGHLVLFLLVLGRVASMVMVMPFFSVRYIPAQVKIAFAMIVALLIVETIYSGTMGHDLSILSFGQFLFLFVKEVLVGLLLGFISSLAFAAIQFSGQLIDVQIGFSAITILDPQSNQPLPVIGNFEYILVFFIFLLEDGHQALIEAMLQSFTLIPVEHGVFTASILNTIIQSFSVLFLISLKLSIPIIGALFLTDVALAVISKAVPQINVFSLGYPVKIFIGLFLLAVIIPTLAMLFHALFQTMFAEIDDALHALGGVARK
- the fliP gene encoding flagellar type III secretion system pore protein FliP (The bacterial flagellar biogenesis protein FliP forms a type III secretion system (T3SS)-type pore required for flagellar assembly.), which encodes MKTRVTLLFVSLLIGFIWFSTASGQVYAATSTPVIPGVQFGINTSDQPQNVATSLQILLVLTVLTLAPAILVLMTSFTRIVVVLSFVKNALGTPQAPPSQVLISLALFLTLFIMTPTFSQVNQTALQPYLAGTISQSEALQKAEIPFKHFMAKETREKDLELFLQYRHDPQPKSIEDIPLSALVPAYTISELKTAFQIGFMIYIPFIVIDMVVATTIMSMGMVMLPPAMISLPFKILLFVMVDGWYLVVKSLLAGYQ
- the fliQ gene encoding flagellar biosynthesis protein FliQ translates to MGEELIFKIGEDTLMTVLKVSAPILVFGLVVGLLVSVFQAATQINEQTLSFIPRILAIFLAMLLFGPWMLHVMLDFTRGILNNLSSFIY
- the fliM gene encoding flagellar motor switch protein FliM; the protein is MAEVLSQAEIDALLSALSSGELIADDIRKDETERKVRVYDFKRAMRFSKDQVRSMTRIFENYGRFLTSYFSAQLRTYVEIDVASVDQLPYEEFIRSIPKMTILNIFNIHPLEGKFVMEINPNVAFAMLDRLMGGTGNLMETSRSLTEIETSVMEQIFHRALDSFRDAWKDIIDFLPELDVIEENPQFMQLVSPNETVAVVTLSVKIGEITGMINFCMPHVVLEPIIPKLSVHYFVDQQKSKRERPEDQETIKKQLNRAFVTVSAELGHTRIQVRELLELSVGDVITLDDSIDDRIKLFVGGKQKFFGQPGLYKGKVAMQITSVIDEEGGLDE
- a CDS encoding response regulator, which encodes MPAKILIVDDAAFMRMMIKEIISKNGYEVAGEASDGAQAVQKYKDCHPDLVTMDITMPEMDGIQALREIRKFDPGAKIIMCSAMGQQAMVIDAIQAGAKDFVVKPFQADRVIEAIKKTLG
- the fliY gene encoding flagellar motor switch phosphatase FliY, whose protein sequence is MNNKDLLSQEEIDALLRQGSQDEASTTPASDLIDHAMYVRDYLTEFEQDTIGEIGNITFGTAATTLSTLLRQKVDITTPTVSVVRRDEIADDVPLPHVTIRVEYTDGFEGANVLAIRTDDAKIIADLMLGGDGTNVADELNELHLSAVAEAMNQMMGSASTSMSTLFNKFVNISPPAVEVIDFTGFSMESLFPNDTILLKVSFRLIVGTLIDSHIMQLLPVTFAKTLISALTGGMMDAPVDSAPSSTQSQRSLQREDVVAPHAPVQQPIVDALPNRNDGIPYAPNPAATSNHMPEYAGPGGSGNMPGNTGYMPPYGQPMYPSNPYQGYGGYPPNQAASAYGAYATERPKVMSEPKNVQPAQFSPLEGNMHSYASMGNLDLLLDIPLSVTVELGRTRKLIREILELAPGAIVELDKLAGEPVDILINNKLIAKGEVVVIDENFGVRVTDIISPADRIRKLQ
- a CDS encoding FliO/MopB family protein, with amino-acid sequence MKYSSCSFVITAKKNLVGMLFGILYTFVPVYVFAAPQTVQGFYHKDTAGSQTNDITGQTAATSGWITAFQTILALLILVAIIYFGLKLLNRNMSRQRSSLVVQVLAQQPLTTSRSIHLVEIAGQLYVLGVGESVTCLDKITDESTIRNIIEKVNQTQEPVNSFQNLGSWLSPYKKQLATLVRRKRQRFNDPNTDAESIEASNFQEALERQLESLRTVRESLEMDRQISENDHDHQKENRGNG